From the Argopecten irradians isolate NY chromosome 13, Ai_NY, whole genome shotgun sequence genome, one window contains:
- the LOC138306095 gene encoding uncharacterized protein, which produces MMWIYSIAMVVLLIKSSHQQNIVPERRREQCIASQTNAILEQVLPLIRRYLDTETASNTRQHEHAIATMEVLETELQAAKRELNEIKTQLETTKQGVTESSMTKEDRSPECPPDRPAQCTDKMCIPREWWCDGVHDCYDYSDEENCYQGLDRRSRSSSRTRIHH; this is translated from the exons atgatgtggatatatagtATAGCAATGGTTGTTCTGTTGATTAAGAGCAGTCATCAACAGAATATCGTACCTGAACGTAGACGGGAGCAGTGTATTGCTTCGCAAACTAATGCAATTTTGGAACAGGTACTTCCTTTAATCCGCCGTTACCTTGACACTGAGACAGCATCGAACACTCGACAACATGAACATGCGATAGCTACGATGGAAGTTCTTGAGACGGAACTACAGGCTGCCAAAAGGGAGCTGAACGAGATAAAGACACAATTGGAAACAACTAAACAAGGGGTTACTGAGTCGAGTATGACAAAGGaag aCCGCTCTCCTGAATGTCCACCAGACCGCCCTGCCCAATGTACAGATAAAATGTGTATCCCAAGAGAATGGTGGTGTGATGGCGTTCATGACTGTTATGATTACTCAGATGAAGAAAACTGCTACCAAG